The Mucilaginibacter gracilis genomic interval CAGCCAAGGTAATGCCTTATGGTTTAGATGGTAAATGGTTTAAGCCAGCTTTACTACCGGCAGTATTAGAGTACGAAGGCTTTACAGGCAAACAAATTGCCGAAAAAATATTGGGCCATACAACAAACGCCATCCAGCCGGAAATTGCAACTCCCGAATTTGCTGAATAATAAACGATAGACAACAGTATCTAAAAATGAAAAGTTTGGTCATCCCCTGCAGCCACGTTATTGCGAGGCCCGAAGCAATCTCTTTAGGGCAAGCGAACCTGAAGTGCGGCTCTGTAAGTAGGGGATTGCTTCGTACCTCGCAATGACGCATTTTTATTTCATGATATTCAAATTTTTTGACTTTTTAATTTTGACTTTTAACTTAAAATAATGCCAAATACTGTAAAATTTAATACCGATTATCCGGTTATCGAAAAATCAAACGAACTGTATGAGCGTGCGCTTAAAGTGCAGGCCCCGGTTACCCAAACCTTAGCCAAAGGCCCCGGCCAGTGGACAAAAGGCGTGGCCCCAAAATACATTCAAAAAGGTTTAGGCTCACATGTTTGGGATGTTGACGGTAACGAATACATTGATTTTAACGCCGCTATTGGCCCTATATCTTTGGGTTATGCATACCCCGCTGTTGATGAAGCCATTAAAAAGCAATTAGAAGAAGGTATTACCTTTTCGCTGATGCACCCTTTGGAGGTTGAGTTTTCTGAGTTGATCCAATCTATCATCCCAAATGCTGAGGCTGTAAAAATATCAAAAACAGGTGCCGACGTTTGTTCGGCAGCCATCCGCGTGGCGCGTGCGTTTACAGGCCGCGAAACTATTTTTTGCTGCGGTTACCACGGCTGGCACGATTGGTATATAGGCGTTACCAGCCGTAATGCAGGTATACCCGAAAGCATCCAAAACATGACTTACACTTTTGATTATAACAATATCGAAAGCATAAAAGAAGCTTTGGACGAAACCGTTGCCGCTTTAATATTAGAACCTTTTATTTTTGAAGCACCTAAGCCAGGCTTTTTAAAAGAGCTTGCCGAAGTTTGTAAAGCAAACGGAACGCTTTTAATATTTGATGAAATGTGGACAGGTTTCCGCATAGCCATAGGCGGCGCGCAAGAATATTTTGATGTAAAGCCCGATTTGGCTGTGTACTCAAAAGCTTGTGCTAATGGTATGCCAATCGCTATCCTTACAGGCCGTTGGGATGTGATGGAGCTTTTCAATTCGGAAGTGTTTAGCTATACTACTTTTGGTGGCGAAACATTATCGTTAGCGGCATCCATAGCAACTATTAAAGAATTGCAAGACAAAAACGTTCCGCAATATCTCGACGAAAAAGGTGCTATTATGAAAGATGGTTACAATACCATTGCTATTGAAACCGGGATGGACAAATACACTAAATGCGTTGGTTACAACTGCCGCAGCATGGTAACCTTTACGCCCGATGCCGGAAACGGATTAGAAGTAAAAGCCTTAATGCAGCAGGAAATGATAAAACGCGGTGTGCTTTGGGCTGGTTTCCATAACATGTGTTTTAGCCACAGCAACGAAGATTTGGCCTATACCTTATCTGCTTACCGCGATGTAATGCCGATAATGAAGGAAGCCATTGAAAGCGGAAATGTAAAAAGTTACCTGAAGGGCGAAGTGCTTGAAGCCGTTTTCCGTAAGGTGAGCGATTATAACATTAAACCTAAAAAAGCAACCGTTTAAATGGATTTGTTTTCACTAAAAGATAAAACTGCCGTTGTTACCGGTGCTTTGGGCCTGATAGGTAAAAAGCATTGCGAAGCTTTGGCACACGCCGGTGCTAATGTTGTTGTTGCCGACGTAAATGAAGAATATTCAAAAATGTTTGCTGCCGAACTGGGCGCACAGCATTTAGGTTTGGGTGTTAACGTTACCAGCCAGGAATCGTTAAAAGCTGCCCGCGATAAAATTGTAGCCAAATATGGCTCGATAGATGTGTTGGTTAACAATGCCGCTATTAACGATATGTTCGAAAACCCGGCAATGGCTAAAGATCTTTCGGCATTTGAAAATTATCCTTTGGATGCTTTTCAAAAATCATTGGATGTTAACGTTACCGGCGTGTTTTTATGCTCGCAAATATTAGGCACCGTAATGGCCGAGCAAGGTAGCGGCAGCATTATTAACGTAGCCTCAACCTATGGTATGGTTGGTCCCGATCAAAGCATTTATAAAAATAGCTGTGGCGAACAAACCTTTTTTAAATCGGCAGCATATCCGGTTACTAAGGGTGCAGTTATCAATTTTACACGTTTTTTAGCGGCCTATTGGGGCAATAAGGGTGTAAGGGTAAATACCTTGTCGCCAGGCGGTGTTGAGAATAGCCAGGATGAGTTTTTTGTTGGCAATTATTCGTCAAAAACCTTACTTGGCCGTATGGCAAAAGCCGATGATTACCAGGGAGCATTAGTGTTTTTAGCCAGCGATGCCTCGGCATACATGACGGGGGCTAATTTAGTTGTTGACGGAGGCTGGACGGCTATTTAGTTCATTGGTTCACTGGTTCATTAGTTTATTTGGTTGTTATTCCAATATATAAATGAACCAACCCTAACAATTTAAAAGAGATAAGACCAATGACTAATGAACTAATGACTACTGAACTAAAGGCTAAAGCCGAAAAAATAAAAATGCTGATAACCGATTGCGATGGTGTACTAACCGATGCAGGCGTTTATTATGGCGAAGCGGGTGAAGTGCTCAAAAAATTTAACATCCGCGATGGGATGGGAGTGGAGCGGTTACGCAATTTAGCAGGCATAGAAACAGGTATTATTACCGGCGAACTTTCGCCCTCAGTGGCTAAACGTGCCGAAAAATTAAAAATAACCCAACTGTATTTGGGTATTAAAGATAAACCTGCAGTGTTGCGCCATATTTTGAGCAGTTTGCAACTGGAAGCGTGGCAGATAGCCTATATAGGCGATGATGCCAACGATTTAGAAATTATGGCTATGGTTGGTTTTACCGCAACCCCTGCCGATGGTTTGTATTTTGTAAAAGATAAGGTAGATTATATATGCCAGGCCAATGGTGGCAATGGATGTTTTAGAGAATTTGCCGAGTTAATAATTTCGGTTCAATCAAATAGTAATAAAAACTAAAATGAGTAAAGTTATCAGTTTAAATACCGGTCGTAAAATTGGAGCCGGAGAGCCATGTTATATTATTGCCGAAATTGGCATTAACCACAATGGTTCGCTTGATATTGCAAAAAAATTAATTGACGAAGCCGCTGCTGCACACGTAGATGCCGTTAAGTTTCAAAAGCGCACACCCGAAATATGCGTGCCTAAAGATCAGTGGGAAATTATGCGGGATACCCCTTGGGGCCGCATGAGCTATATTGATTACAAACGTAAAACCGAGTTTGGTTTTGACGAATACAGTGCCATTGATGCTTATTGCAAAAAATTAGGTATTGATTGGTTTGTATCGGTATGGGATGTTGATTCGGTTGATTTTATGGAACAGTTTGACACCCCGGTTTATAAACTGGCTTCGGCATCATTAACAGATTTTCCGCTGATAGAGAAAATATTAGCCACCGGTCGTCCGTTAATGTTATCTTCAGGTATGTCAACCATGCAGGAGATAGAAGACGCCATGAAACTGGTTTATGATTTCGATCCTAATTACCCTTTAATGATGGCTCATTCTACTTCGGCGTACCCATGTAAACCCGAAGAATTGAACCTGAAAATGATCCCAACGCTGGCGGCAAAATATCCGGAAGCACCTATAGGCTATTCGGGCCACGAAACAGGTTTGGCAACTACATTGGCTGCTGCCGTGATGGGCGCTACCTTTGTTGAACGCCACTTTACACTTGACAGGGCCATGTGGGGATCTGACCATGCAGCTTCAGTTGAGCCGCAAGGTTTTCAACGTATGGTGCGCGATATTCGTGATGTTGAAAGCGCACTAGGCGATGGTGTGAAAAAAGTGTACGAAAGTGAAATTGGCCCGATGAAACGCCTTCGTGTTAACATCAACACGCCAAGTGAAGTAAAGTAAGCATAGCCGGAAAATATAAATTTTTGTTGTTGCGAGCGGTAGCGCGGCAATCGCACAGAGGAAAGGCGTTTTATAGGGCGAATATGCCCTACACCGTGCGATTGCTTCGTACCTCGCAATGACAAGGTTGATTAATAATTCAAGTAAAACAATGACTGGTCCAGACGAACATTTGCAGCACGTAACCGTAGTAACTTCCATCATTTTATTTTGTTGGATAGGAGTTATGATAGCATGGGAGCGCATTTCTCCTTACCGTAAAGGTTTGCCATTTTTTCGCGATGGTTTTTGGGTCGACTTGGTTTGGTACACCCTTATTCAAAGCTTTTTTTTAAAGATATTGATCTTTGATTACATTATAGCACCCATGCAGCAACACGTGCATTGGGATGGGGTACAAGCGTTTCAAGCCTGGCCTGTTTGGTTACAGGTTGTTTTTTTTGTAGTTACTCACGATTTATATATTTATCTCTTCCACCGCTTTCAGCATTATAGTAAGTTTTTTTGGCGCACGCACGAGGCACACCATTCGGGCAAGCATGTCGATTTTATGGCTGGCTCCCGTTCGCACGCCGTCGAGATCATCATTAACCAAACCGTTGAGTTTGCCCCCATTATTATATTGCTTGGGCCAAATTCGGTAGTGGTGCCTATTAAGGCTATGTTAGATGCCGTGCAAGGTATGTTTATACATGCCAATATCAACGTTAGGTTGGGTAAGTTAAAGTATATCATCAACAGCCCCACACTGCACCAGTGGCACCATGCTAATTACCAGGAGGTTTTTCATGCTAATTTTTCTACCAAGTTTGCCATTTGGGATTATTTGTTCGGCACCGTTTACGATCCCGGTTTTAAACCCGGCAACGAACCCGAAAACTGGGGCTTGCACTATGATTTCCCAAAAGATTACTTTTTGCAACACGCTTTTTCAATAAAACGTTTTGATGAAAATAAGTTGTTAAAATATAAATGGTTTAGGCATTATTATAACCTAAGGCCCAATATTATTAAATTTTTTAAACTGCAGTTTACCTCAAAACAAAAAGCCGGTACAAGCAAAACAGGAGTTGTGAAAAATAATGACTATGCTGTTCAAACAGAATTGCAAGATGTTTAAAAACAATTTTATATCTTGCAGGTTAGTTACCTAATTATTATTCACTAATACATATCAAATTTGCGCTGGTTATTTTTGTTTATCGCATCCCTGTTTGAAGCCCTTTGGACTTACTCAGTAAAATACTTTAGTTTGGCCCAGCTCAAAACCATCAGGTTTGATAATTTTTATAAATTAGAT includes:
- a CDS encoding aminotransferase class III-fold pyridoxal phosphate-dependent enzyme, which gives rise to MPNTVKFNTDYPVIEKSNELYERALKVQAPVTQTLAKGPGQWTKGVAPKYIQKGLGSHVWDVDGNEYIDFNAAIGPISLGYAYPAVDEAIKKQLEEGITFSLMHPLEVEFSELIQSIIPNAEAVKISKTGADVCSAAIRVARAFTGRETIFCCGYHGWHDWYIGVTSRNAGIPESIQNMTYTFDYNNIESIKEALDETVAALILEPFIFEAPKPGFLKELAEVCKANGTLLIFDEMWTGFRIAIGGAQEYFDVKPDLAVYSKACANGMPIAILTGRWDVMELFNSEVFSYTTFGGETLSLAASIATIKELQDKNVPQYLDEKGAIMKDGYNTIAIETGMDKYTKCVGYNCRSMVTFTPDAGNGLEVKALMQQEMIKRGVLWAGFHNMCFSHSNEDLAYTLSAYRDVMPIMKEAIESGNVKSYLKGEVLEAVFRKVSDYNIKPKKATV
- a CDS encoding SDR family oxidoreductase, translating into MDLFSLKDKTAVVTGALGLIGKKHCEALAHAGANVVVADVNEEYSKMFAAELGAQHLGLGVNVTSQESLKAARDKIVAKYGSIDVLVNNAAINDMFENPAMAKDLSAFENYPLDAFQKSLDVNVTGVFLCSQILGTVMAEQGSGSIINVASTYGMVGPDQSIYKNSCGEQTFFKSAAYPVTKGAVINFTRFLAAYWGNKGVRVNTLSPGGVENSQDEFFVGNYSSKTLLGRMAKADDYQGALVFLASDASAYMTGANLVVDGGWTAI
- a CDS encoding KdsC family phosphatase encodes the protein MTNELMTTELKAKAEKIKMLITDCDGVLTDAGVYYGEAGEVLKKFNIRDGMGVERLRNLAGIETGIITGELSPSVAKRAEKLKITQLYLGIKDKPAVLRHILSSLQLEAWQIAYIGDDANDLEIMAMVGFTATPADGLYFVKDKVDYICQANGGNGCFREFAELIISVQSNSNKN
- a CDS encoding sterol desaturase family protein; this translates as MTGPDEHLQHVTVVTSIILFCWIGVMIAWERISPYRKGLPFFRDGFWVDLVWYTLIQSFFLKILIFDYIIAPMQQHVHWDGVQAFQAWPVWLQVVFFVVTHDLYIYLFHRFQHYSKFFWRTHEAHHSGKHVDFMAGSRSHAVEIIINQTVEFAPIIILLGPNSVVVPIKAMLDAVQGMFIHANINVRLGKLKYIINSPTLHQWHHANYQEVFHANFSTKFAIWDYLFGTVYDPGFKPGNEPENWGLHYDFPKDYFLQHAFSIKRFDENKLLKYKWFRHYYNLRPNIIKFFKLQFTSKQKAGTSKTGVVKNNDYAVQTELQDV
- a CDS encoding N-acetylneuraminate synthase family protein, producing the protein MSKVISLNTGRKIGAGEPCYIIAEIGINHNGSLDIAKKLIDEAAAAHVDAVKFQKRTPEICVPKDQWEIMRDTPWGRMSYIDYKRKTEFGFDEYSAIDAYCKKLGIDWFVSVWDVDSVDFMEQFDTPVYKLASASLTDFPLIEKILATGRPLMLSSGMSTMQEIEDAMKLVYDFDPNYPLMMAHSTSAYPCKPEELNLKMIPTLAAKYPEAPIGYSGHETGLATTLAAAVMGATFVERHFTLDRAMWGSDHAASVEPQGFQRMVRDIRDVESALGDGVKKVYESEIGPMKRLRVNINTPSEVK